A portion of the Edaphobacter lichenicola genome contains these proteins:
- a CDS encoding carboxymuconolactone decarboxylase family protein, protein MTTIPIVDEDTATGAVADAYADYRARFGRDHVPGILKCFATHPPLLEQMIALASTLLFTESHLSRKVKEMIATHVSVLNACPYCLDSHAFSLRNQGGSDELLLALFNSKLDSSEINIKERCMLQFVGKITNESYRVSPDDISLLGTCEWSHQEIAEAVHITALFACFNRVANAFGLPSQHLLDLGPNLAHTKESA, encoded by the coding sequence ATGACAACAATACCCATCGTGGACGAAGACACAGCTACGGGAGCAGTAGCTGACGCATACGCCGATTACCGAGCACGTTTTGGCCGCGATCATGTCCCAGGCATCCTCAAATGCTTCGCGACCCATCCACCGCTTCTGGAGCAGATGATCGCACTTGCCTCTACTCTGCTCTTCACCGAGAGTCACCTCAGTCGCAAAGTCAAGGAGATGATCGCGACTCATGTCTCGGTGCTCAACGCTTGTCCTTACTGCCTCGACAGCCACGCATTCTCTCTGCGAAACCAGGGAGGGAGCGATGAGTTATTGCTTGCGTTGTTTAACTCAAAACTGGACAGTTCAGAGATCAATATCAAGGAGCGTTGCATGCTTCAGTTCGTAGGCAAGATCACGAATGAGTCGTACAGGGTCTCCCCGGATGACATCAGCCTGCTGGGCACTTGCGAATGGAGCCACCAGGAAATCGCCGAAGCAGTCCACATTACAGCTCTATTTGCCTGTTTCAACCGTGTCGCCAACGCCTTCGGACTGCCGTCCCAGCACCTTTTGGATCTTGGTCCCAACCTGGCCCACACAAAAGAAAGCGCATGA
- a CDS encoding glycoside hydrolase family 30 beta sandwich domain-containing protein — protein sequence MESVAFQNNDGSIVLLVFNNRPDTAEFDITWSGSSFHTSLPAQSLATYIWPRRHGPKT from the coding sequence CTGGAGAGTGTCGCCTTCCAAAATAACGATGGCTCCATCGTTCTGCTTGTCTTTAACAATCGCCCCGACACAGCAGAGTTCGATATAACGTGGAGCGGCAGTTCGTTCCACACGTCGCTTCCGGCCCAGTCCCTGGCCACGTACATCTGGCCGCGCAGACACGGACCGAAGACATAA
- a CDS encoding TonB-dependent receptor yields the protein MRKKLGVLFCLLATTVAYGQLPSSTLNGRVTDPQGLRVFGAQVTVTNLAQGTSRETQTNSEGLYVFPSLEVGTYDLRVESPTFATTETHGLILAAGKTQTVDIGLHAAGAKETINVAGDNQAVDLTQSIIQGQITSQTISTIPLNGRNFLELAYLVPGNRPAPTFDPTKTNTLEVSSAGGFGRGGNITVDGGDNNDEVVGGTLANFPEDSIQEFQIATARFTAEVGRSGNSIVNIVTKTGTNQYHGSLFFYERNRNLQALPATFDRSLPTPPFDREQYGAALGGPIRKDKAWFFSGFEYRDQNAALQTGTRNFATSQIQNTSAPSPLREALWSTRYDQQLGSKNTLMVRYSFNRSTDTGEATPSQTTPSFTAAERQNSLNRFNSVVAGLTTVLSPTRVNNFAFHYDNFYNNIPPYPLDAPTINPQLNLTNELIFPDLADGANFNLPQATYLNRYQFGDAFSWALGKHALRFGGEFQHYTAHGLINVFGTGTVILTSNFGFADLNGDGKIDDLDIPEAVGIKSSAPVTPVPIPTVFNSYLAFYAQDDWRVLPKLTLNLGLRWEYDSNLTGTSSAHDPCPNLTTLPTIPCTWMANVIDLKKSPDKKDFSPRIGFAYDPFGMGKTVIRGGYGIYYDRIILESGSEELVQNDRALTVTQYAGSYCVSPFVPGPPSLNACFAPQATFGTGSPSLAAPFSGPHQTGGVGMIGMGPDSHHPLIQQFSLGFQQQFASNWIMSADGLHVFANRQLNGHLLRSTDSTSPYVDCPGNNVPCSLTDPLSGISDNITLIESRAKSWYDGLIFSLQHQQSKLGHVAYQYNISYTLSKTLDYSDDDQLTNNNANEQVNLVEGINQPQLEKGYAVTDELNRITLYGEVQFPWLISFAPIYTFGSGVPADTFLPGTAVNGASGSRLPLISRNSLGREIKNSNQLNAMIDKWNALPVCPAAFPCLAGGILQHVPANINFFSPFSSLDFRLQKQFKFKDRIALNLIGEAFNIFNETNIRGTSNNNYPGRNISISPFEPAQNGQPAQTVQSNFYSAVTTAGGFFGSGGPRAFQLAARLTF from the coding sequence ATGCGTAAGAAGCTCGGAGTACTTTTTTGTCTGTTAGCGACCACCGTGGCGTACGGTCAGCTTCCCAGCAGTACACTCAATGGCAGAGTGACCGACCCTCAAGGTCTCAGGGTGTTCGGGGCGCAAGTGACAGTCACAAATCTGGCCCAGGGCACCTCGCGCGAGACGCAGACCAACTCCGAAGGTCTCTACGTCTTCCCTTCCTTGGAAGTTGGAACGTACGATCTGCGAGTCGAGAGTCCGACCTTCGCTACGACCGAGACCCACGGCCTTATCCTCGCAGCAGGCAAGACACAAACCGTCGACATCGGTCTGCACGCCGCAGGTGCCAAGGAGACAATCAATGTCGCCGGGGACAACCAGGCCGTCGATCTCACCCAGTCCATCATTCAAGGACAAATTACGTCGCAGACCATCTCGACTATTCCCCTCAACGGCAGAAACTTTCTCGAGCTCGCATATCTTGTACCAGGTAACCGCCCGGCACCGACCTTCGACCCCACCAAAACAAACACGCTCGAAGTAAGCTCTGCGGGGGGATTCGGAAGAGGCGGCAACATTACCGTTGACGGCGGAGACAACAACGACGAAGTGGTTGGTGGCACGCTCGCAAACTTCCCTGAGGACTCCATCCAGGAGTTCCAGATAGCGACCGCAAGATTCACCGCCGAGGTCGGGCGTTCCGGCAACAGCATCGTCAACATCGTCACCAAGACCGGGACGAACCAATATCACGGCTCCCTCTTCTTCTATGAACGCAATCGAAATCTGCAGGCACTCCCAGCAACGTTCGACCGCTCCCTTCCCACTCCGCCCTTCGACCGCGAGCAGTACGGCGCAGCCCTCGGTGGTCCAATTCGAAAGGACAAGGCTTGGTTCTTCTCTGGTTTCGAATACCGCGATCAGAATGCAGCGCTCCAAACCGGCACGCGCAACTTCGCTACCTCTCAAATTCAAAATACCTCCGCTCCCTCCCCACTTCGAGAAGCGCTCTGGTCAACACGATACGACCAGCAGCTCGGCTCAAAGAACACCCTCATGGTGCGCTACTCCTTCAACCGTTCCACGGACACCGGCGAAGCAACGCCTTCCCAAACCACACCCTCCTTCACTGCAGCAGAACGGCAGAACTCGCTCAATCGATTTAACTCGGTCGTTGCTGGCCTCACAACAGTCCTGTCTCCCACTCGCGTCAACAACTTTGCCTTCCACTACGACAACTTCTACAACAACATTCCGCCCTACCCCCTCGATGCGCCCACAATAAATCCGCAGTTAAACCTGACCAACGAACTCATCTTTCCGGATCTCGCGGACGGAGCAAACTTCAACCTCCCACAAGCCACCTATCTGAATCGATATCAATTCGGAGACGCATTCTCCTGGGCTTTGGGGAAGCACGCCCTTAGGTTCGGCGGCGAGTTTCAGCACTACACCGCACACGGACTGATCAACGTCTTCGGCACCGGGACGGTCATCCTGACCAGCAACTTCGGCTTTGCCGATTTGAACGGTGACGGCAAGATTGACGATCTTGATATTCCCGAAGCAGTTGGAATCAAAAGCAGTGCGCCTGTCACTCCAGTCCCGATCCCAACCGTCTTCAACAGCTACCTTGCGTTCTATGCCCAGGACGACTGGCGCGTCCTACCCAAGCTGACTCTCAACCTTGGCCTGCGTTGGGAGTACGACTCCAACCTCACCGGGACCTCCAGCGCCCACGACCCCTGTCCCAATCTGACCACGCTGCCAACTATCCCATGCACCTGGATGGCAAACGTCATCGACCTCAAGAAATCGCCCGACAAGAAAGACTTCAGCCCACGCATCGGCTTCGCCTACGATCCATTCGGCATGGGAAAGACCGTCATCCGCGGCGGCTATGGCATCTATTACGACCGCATCATTCTTGAAAGCGGTTCCGAAGAGCTCGTGCAGAACGATCGCGCTTTGACCGTAACCCAATACGCGGGCTCTTACTGCGTCTCTCCCTTCGTGCCGGGTCCGCCGAGTCTCAATGCTTGCTTTGCTCCTCAAGCAACCTTTGGCACCGGCAGCCCCAGCCTGGCAGCACCGTTCAGCGGCCCCCACCAGACCGGCGGAGTGGGCATGATTGGCATGGGCCCTGACTCCCATCATCCCCTCATTCAACAATTCTCTCTCGGCTTCCAGCAGCAATTCGCCAGCAACTGGATCATGTCAGCCGATGGCCTGCACGTCTTCGCGAATCGGCAGTTGAATGGCCACCTCCTTCGCAGCACCGACTCCACATCGCCATACGTCGACTGCCCGGGCAACAACGTACCGTGCAGCTTGACCGACCCGCTCAGCGGAATCTCCGACAACATCACTCTCATCGAGTCCAGGGCAAAATCTTGGTACGACGGCCTCATCTTCAGTCTTCAGCATCAGCAGTCAAAGCTGGGACACGTCGCCTATCAATACAACATCAGCTACACGCTCTCAAAGACGCTGGACTACTCCGACGACGACCAACTCACCAACAACAACGCCAACGAGCAGGTCAATCTCGTCGAAGGAATCAATCAGCCTCAACTCGAGAAGGGATACGCCGTCACCGACGAGCTCAATCGCATCACGCTCTACGGAGAAGTGCAGTTTCCATGGCTAATCTCCTTCGCCCCGATCTACACCTTCGGCTCTGGCGTGCCCGCAGACACTTTCCTGCCGGGTACGGCCGTCAACGGAGCCAGCGGATCCCGTCTTCCCCTCATCTCGCGCAACTCCCTTGGTCGCGAGATCAAAAACAGTAATCAGCTGAACGCAATGATCGATAAGTGGAACGCTCTTCCAGTGTGCCCGGCGGCATTTCCTTGCCTCGCCGGAGGCATCCTTCAGCACGTCCCCGCAAACATCAACTTCTTCAGTCCATTCAGCTCTCTCGACTTCCGCTTGCAGAAGCAATTCAAATTCAAGGATCGGATCGCACTTAACCTCATCGGAGAAGCATTTAATATATTCAACGAGACGAACATCCGCGGGACCAGCAACAACAACTACCCGGGACGCAACATCTCCATCAGCCCCTTTGAGCCGGCGCAGAACGGCCAACCCGCACAGACTGTCCAGTCAAACTTCTACTCCGCAGTCACAACCGCAGGTGGGTTCTTCGGCTCCGGCGGTCCCAGGGCATTCCAACTCGCAGCACGCCTGACCTTTTGA